The sequence below is a genomic window from Neomicrococcus aestuarii.
AGATGGGCATTCGAACAGTCGCCGTGTATTCGGACGCTGATCAGAACGCCGCGCATGTCCGCGAGGCTGACCTCGCCGTCCGCATCGGTGGTGCTGCCGCCACGGAAAGCTACCTTTCTATCCCTGCCCTCATTCAGGCATGCCTCGAGTCCGGTGCACAAGCCGTGCACCCTGGCTACGGGTTCCTCTCAGAAAACGTGGACTTCGCTCGGGCACTTGAGGAGGCGGGGATCGTCTTTATCGGTCCGTCCATCGAATCGCTCCATGCGATGGGTGACAAAATTCGTTCCAAGCAACACGTCGAGTCCCACGCGGTTCCTACGGTTCCGGGTATCGCTGAGCCGGGATTGGACGACGACGCTCTCTTGCGCGCCGCGGAAAACATCGGTTTCCCGGTGCTCATTAAGCCTTCGGCCGGTGGCGGCGGCAAGGGCATGTTCGCTGTGGAATCGATGGCGGACATGCCCGCCGCTCTGGCCAGCGCGCGGCGCACGGCGGCCTCGGCTTTTGGCGATGACACCTTGTTCATTGAACGATTGGTGCGCAATCCGCGGCACATCGAGGTTCAAGTGCTCGCTGATCAGCGCGGAAACACCGTGCATCTCTTTGAACGTGAATGCTCGCTCCAGCGACGCCACCAGAAGGTCATTGAGGAAGCACCCTCGCCGTTGCTGACAGATTTGCCCCGTGGTGCGGAGATTCGCGAGCGTATGGGTGAAGCTGCCGTGAACGCGGCGAAGTCCGTTAACTACGTGGGCGCCGGAACCGTTGAATTCCTGGTTTCCCATGAGAACCCGGACGAGTTCTTCTTCATGGAAATGAACACGCGCCTTCAAGTGGAGCACCCGGTCACGGAGGAAGTGGTGCGCGTCAATGGCGAACGCCTGGACCTTGTGGAGTGGCAAGTTCGTGTAGCGGCTGGTGAGCAGCTCAGCCTCCGCCAGGAGGAACTGAGCATTGAGGGTCACGCGGTGGAAGCCCGCGTCTACGCAGAAGACCCGGCCAGCGGCTTCTTGCCGTCCGTCGGGGAGGTCTTCGAATTCCGTGCGCCAGCCGGAGCCCACGTTCGAAGTGACAGCGCACTTGATGGACCAGGCAGCATCTCCGCGAACTACGATCCCATGATTTCCAAAGTCATCGCGTGGGGTGAGGACCGCGCGCAAGCGCTAGCGACCCTGGACGCTGCCCTTGCCGAAACGCTCGTCTTCGGTGTCCGCACCAACATCGACTTCTTGCGCGGTCTCATCGCTCGTACGGACGTCCGGGAAGGTGCACTCAACACCAATCTTATCGACGCCGCGGGGCAACCAGAACGGGGAGTTCCCTCTGAGGCTGATCTATCGGAGATCGCCCACGCTGTGTCGTTGATGGCGCCCACCGCGCCTCGCCACAGCGGCGGCTGGACTTCACCGTGGCAGCTGGGCGACGGCTGGTGCCTCACCGGGGCCACCCGCGCGCCGCACGTGGTGCTCGACATCGACGATCAAGTGCGCCGGGTGTCCGTTCCGGGAGAGCAGGAAGTGAGCGGCGTCGTCGTACTCCCTCATCCAACTGACCCCAGCACCGTCTGGGCGCACGGCGCGTCCGGGACCTTCGAAATTCGCCAGCTCACACGCACACAAGCCGTAGCGCGCTCCCGAGCCGCCAAGGCACGCGAAACCAGTGCAGGTAACCCGGAGGCGCGCTCGCCGATGCCGGGTGCCGTGGTGTCCATTGCGGTGCAGGACGGCAACACAGTTACCGCAGGTCAGACGCTCGTGGGAGTAGAAGCCATGAAGATGGAGCACTCCGTGGTGGCGGAAGTTTCCGGCACCGTCAAGATTTTGGTCTCAATGGGGGACCAAGTCAGCAAGAACCAAGTCCTGGCCCGCATTGAAGCGGCCGCGTAACCAGCTGAAAGAGAAGAATCATGCCTCATCTTGAACTTGAAGAGGACTATCAGGACCTCTCTGACATGGTGCGCGACTTTGCGGACCAGGTAGTGGCGCCCGTTAGCGCCAAGCATGACGAAGAGCATTCTTTCCCGTATGAAGTCATCGCGCAGATGGGCGAGATGGGTCTGTTCGGTCTGCCCTTCCCGGAAGAATTCGGTGGACAAGGCGGCGACTACTTCGCCCTAGCCCTCGCGCTTGAACAATTGGGCCGCGTGGACCAATCTGTGGCCATCACCCTCGAAGCCGGAGTCTCATTGGGTGCCATGCCGGTGTACCGGTTCGGCACGCAAGCGCAAAAGGAAGAATGGCTCCCGCAGCTTACGTCAGCGAAGGCGCTCGCGGGCTTCGGACTGACGGAACCAGAAGCGGGCTCTGACGCGGGCGGCACCAAGACTACCGCGGTATTGCGGGACGGAAATTGGGTGATCAATGGCCGCAAGGAGTTCATCACCAACTCCGGTACGGACATCACCAAGCTGGTAACCGCAACTGCTGTCACTGGCGAGACCATCGGCAAAGACGGCAAGCCCAAGAAGGAAATCTCCACCATCTTGGTACCCACTAGTACGCCAGGGTTCACCGCGGAAAAGGCGTACAACAAAGTGGGCTGGAACGCCTCGGACACCCACCCGCTGAGCTTTAGCAACGCCACCGTGCCAGAAGAAAACTTGTTGGGTGAGCGCGGGCGCGGTTATGCGAACTTCTTATCCATTTTGGATGAGGGCCGCATCGCGATTGCCGCGTTGGCCACGGGTGCCGCGCAAGGTTGCGTGGATGAGTCCGTGAAGTATGCCAAGCAGCGTCAAGCGTTTGGCCGGAACATTGGCGAGTACCAGGCCATCCAGTTCAAGATCGCCCGCATGCAGACGCGCGCTCACAGTGCGCGCTTGGCTTATTACGCGGCGGCGTCCAAGATGCTGGCCGGCAAGCCGTTCAAGACCGAAGCCGCTATGGCCAAGCTCATTGCGGGCGAAGCTGCCATGGACAACGCGCGCGACGCCACGCAAGTCTTTGGTGGCTACGGCTTCATGAACGAATTTGTGGTGTCCCGCCATTACCGGGATTCCAAGATTCTTGAGATTGGCGAGGGCACTACCGAAGTGCAGCTCATGCTGATCTCCCGAGAGTTGGGACTCTGAGTCATGACCGATTCCGCCGGCCGCGCACCGCGCCGCATTGAGCAGCGCGGGTTGTATTTTGATGAGTTGGTTGAGGGTGATGTGTTTGTGCATCAGCCGGGCCGCACTCTCACGGAAGCCGACAACGTCTTGTTTACCACGCTCACCATGAACACGCAGGCGCTCCACTTGGACGCCGCCTACGCCGAGCAACAGCCGTTCGGCCAGCGGCTCATCAATTCCATGATGACACTCTCTGTCATGGTGGGGCAGTCCGTGGGGCAGCTGACGCAAGGCACGTTGGTTGCGCAACTGGGTTTGCAGGACATTGCGTTCCCTCATCCGCTGTTTCATGGGGACACCCTCACGACGCACACCGAGGTGGTGTCCTTGCGAGCGTCCTCGTCCCGCCCGGGTCAAGGGATTGCGACGCTTGCACACACCGGCTTCAATCAGCACGGCGACGTGGTGGCCAAGGCGAGCCGCGTGTGTTTGATGTGGACGGAGGCGGCGCATGCCGCGGCGGTTTCGGAGCCAGCTTCTTCGAAAGGTTAGGGGTCATGAGTTCTGAGTTCACGCTGGGGCCGGCAATGTTGTTTGTGCCGGGGGATCGTCCGGAGCGATTCGCGAAAGCGGCGGAGCGTGCGGATGCCGTGATTATTGATCTAGAAGATGCCGTGCTGCCAGGTGCGCGTGACACCGCGCGCGAGCACCTGGTCTCTACGCCGTTGGATCCGGAGCGCACGGTGGTGCGGGTGAATCCCGTGGGCTCGGACGATTTTGAGAAGGATCTTGCCGCGTTGCCTCGCACTCAGTATCGGTGGGTGATGTTGGCGAAGACGGAATCGGCGGCGCAAACGCAATTGTTGGGTGGATTTTCGGTGCTGGCGTTGTGTGAGACGGCGTTGGGTGTGGCGCGGGCGCAAGAGATTGCGCAGGCGGAGAACGTGGCGGCGTTGATGTGGGGTTCGGAGGATTTGGTGGCGTCGTTGGGTGGTTTTTCTTCCCGGTACGACGACGGCCGCTTCCGTGACGTTGTCCGCTTTAGTCGCGCTGCGGTTCATGTGGCGGCTCGAGCGTTCGGTAAGGAGTCCATTGATTCTGTGGTGCTCGATATTGCTGATCATGTGCGACTTTTGGGGGAGAGCCGGGATGCTTTTGCGACGGGGTACGTGGCGAAAGCGTGTATTCATCCGGGGCAGGTGTCGGTGATTCGTGACGGTTTTCGGCCGAGCAGTGAGCAACGGGAGTGGGCGTACCGTCTATTGGATGCTGCGAAGAATGAGCTGGGGGCTTTTCGTTTCGAGGGCGCCATGGTGGACGAAGTGGTGTTGAAGCGGGCCCGACGCTTGGCGGGCCAATCCTTCAGTCTTGGCGTTGAAGAATCCACCTCTTGGCTCTCATAGGTTTTTGCGAACCCGGCGTGATCTGCACAGAAAAAGGGGTTTTGATATACGTCGCATAAGGAACTTGGATTCAAACCCTAATTTAACTTGCCTATTCTCTGAGAAAGACTTGACCGTCTTCATCAGTTAGTACGCAGACTGCCCTGGGTGGAATCCACGTTCGTTCGATGGTGAGGGGTTGCATCAACATTCGACGTCGTGAGGACATGCTCGCAGCGAAGCGAGCCGAAATGCCAGCTTAGGAAACATATCAAAATGTATATGAAAAACAGTCCCGCGCTCGTAAGAGTTATTTGCCAAATTGGGGGGTGCCCCTATGTTGAAAGTCAAGCAACTCTTGGCTTTGGGATGTCATAGAGTGACCCGTCTCGGAACATGGCAAAGAGCACCGTGAGTTGGCGGTGAGCTAGCGCGATGAGTGCTTGATTGTGGCCGCTGGACCTTGTACTCGCCTCTAGTGATGCCATTCTCCCGGAGTTTGTCGGCGATTAACCAGCACCGAAATGCAGGGTCGTCGGCGTGGATGTCCAGGGCGGAGTGTTTCATGTGCGCACCGATCCAGTCGCGTTCCGACACCGGGCTGGCCTTCCAGTGGTAGTAGCCTTACTTGCTGAAACTCAACATCCTGCAGATCACCCCTACGGGAACAGTGTCGGCGGCAAGATTCGAGGCAAGCGGGTAGATCATTTTGGGTTGGTGTCTCTGGCCAAATAGTCAGCCGCCCGACGCAGAATCTTATTCTCCGGCTGCAATAGACGATTGCACTTCTGCCGCTCCCGTATCTCGGCCGAAACCATCGCCGGGCCGGCCCGGATTCTTTATGGTCGGCGATAGTAGTCCAGCGCATCAACGTTGTGACCGAAAGCCCGAAATCCTTCGCGATCTGCGCCAGAGGCGCCTCCCCCCCCATGCGGGCGGCATCAATAACATCCAGGCGGAACTCCGACCCATAAGTCGCGGGCATGGTCTACATACTTCCACGAGCACATGCTCGCTAGATCAGGGAGTCAACAGAACCTGGGACAGTCCCACGGTGCAGCAAACTGGGCCTGACTCTCGGCATCCTATAGCTTTCGAGCCATGAGAGACGCATCAGTCCTCCATTGATCTTCTGAGTGCTGACCGGGTTGGTTTTGCGATGAATAATCAAAACCTTGACCTTTCTTCTGGAGCTATGTGTATGATTCCAATCACAATGTAGTTCCGTCGATAGTAATTGGGGGCCCAGTGAAAAGACGACTCGCTAGATCTTCAATTGCAATTCTGTTCGCATCCTTGGTGGCCGTCTCCGTTCCAGCGGCCTCCCACGCGGCTGTGGTTGAAAATGGGACTGTCAGCTGTTCCGGCAAATATGGATGGGTTAAACACCGCGTGCAAGGACCGACTCGAGCCGTACTTGCGCCGGGGCTTTCGACTTCTAGAACTGTATATACCTATAACCTCAGTTCGAGCGTCTGGTACACCGGAGCGAACGCCGGGGCAGCGGGCGGAGGATATTGGGAGGTCTATTCTTCAACGGCCATCGATAACGCTTATACTTCTGGCTATTGCCAAACGTTTGGATGATTACTATTTTGAAATCGCCGAATTGGTCTTGGATGATTTTTGCCACTTTATTCACTCTTGGCATCGGAGCTTGCGCTCCTGCCCAGTCCACGCCGACACGTGACGCTGAGTTCACCGGATCCGCCGTCGAGTACCAGACTGGTTTTGAGCAATGCTTAGGTGGCAAGGGGTATGAAGTGTCAGCGGGCGACGCTAAAGGTCGCCCCGAGTCGGTGGTTGTACCCGTCGGAGTTAACACGCGGGAAGAGTCAAAAGCGTTTTTTGACGCAATGGAAGCATGCACAAATGAACTTGCACCGCGTCCGGTGGTTGACACCGACGCAGAAGTTTCGGCCTTCTATAGGAAATGGATAGAACGCTGGGATTGCTTAGCAGGTCAGGGATACGACGTGGGTAGTCGTCTCACTGAGGCAAGCTTTCGGGACAAGTTTCGCGATAGAACGCTCAATTCCACTCCACAAGAGCTACTCTCGACCGAACAGCAGGAAAATGCATATCTAGCTTGCCCTATTTCTCAGGATGAGTTTTGGGGTTAACCTTGCGAAAATTGCCCTCACGTTGGGCCACGACAGCGTTTTTTTCTGTATTGCTCTTAGCGGTGGGTCTGTTGGGTGGCTGGTCTCTCCAACAAGTCTTCGGTTCAGCCAGGACAGCGAGCACAGCAGATCAAGCAACGGTCACGGTCCAGCAAGGAAGCGTTGGCTCGACGGTCTTGTTGCCAATGCAAGTGGCGTGGGAGTCGCACGAAGTAGGCGTCAACCAAGCCGTTGGCGTGGTTACCGAAATCTCCAAGAAAGACGGTGACACAGTAGCGGCAAATGATGTGCTGTACCTCGTTGACGAGGTGCCGGTCATTGCGGCTCAGGGCGTGATCCCCATGTTTAGAGACATTATTCCTGACATGCGGGGACGTGACGTGGGCCAGCTTCAACAGTTATTGCAGGAAGCTGGATTTTTGAAGCGAGAAGCACGAAGTGGTTCCGCAGATGAAGCCACCGTCACGGCCATCAAACAGTGGCAAAAAGCCCACAAACAACCGCAAACCGGAACCGTGTCTCGTGCATCTATTATTTTTCTTCCAAAGTTGCCGGTGACTCTGCGTGCTGGGACGGACGAGTTGAAACTTGGATCCAGCCTTGTGGGTGGAGAGCACCCGCTGGCAGCAATATCTAGCCAGCCTACATTCACAATATCGGGAACGTCCGCTCAGTTGGCGCGTCTACCTGAACAAGCGGAAGTCACTTTCCAATTTGGTGGACATGACTTCAAAGGCATTTTGGGTCCCGCGCGCGAAAATCAGGAAGCTGGAAATAGTCAGGCTACTGTCCTTTCACCAGGCGGCGCCAAAAACGTTTGTGAAGACAACTGCAGTGCCTTTCCTCGTACGGGTGCCACCAAGTTGCAGGCCAAAGTCTTAGTTCTTCCGACACAAGATGGGCTGACTGTTCCAACCGCCGCCCTGATGAGCACGCCAGCAGGAAAGACTGTTCTCGAAACCGAAGACGGAGAGGTTTTCGAAGTTTCCGTAGTTCAAGAAGCCAACGGAATTTCGTTGATTACGGGGGCTCGTGAAGGACAGGAAGTCAAAGTTCCATCCCAGATTGCACCGTAGTGGACGCCTTACAACTCGCCGTTAGGGATTTGAACTTCGGCTACACCTCTCAAGACCTCATTATTCGCGACTGGGAGCATGACTTCGAGGGCAAAGAAGTAGTAGCTCTGACAGGCCCTAGCGGCAGAGGCAAATCCACCTTGCTGTACCTTTTGGGCCTGATGCTCAGTCCTTTGAGCGGCCACATTATGCTGGACGGTGAAAACGTCGGCGCACTCAACGACGCCGAACGAGCCGCTCGGCGAGCCCAAAAATACGGATTTGTCTTTCAAGACTCTGCACTAGATCCCACTCGAACAGTCCTAGACAACGTGCTGGAAACAACTCTGTACCGTGGCGTCAGTCGGGAAGAGCAGACGCCGCGCGCGTTAGAACTTCTTGACGCTTTTGGGGTCTCGTTGAGAGCTACCCATAAACCAGGACAAATTTCAGGTGGTCAGGCACAGCGCATTGCTCTGTGTCGCGCGCTCTTGTCCACCCCTCAAGTGTTGCTATGCGACGAACCAACCGGAAATCTGGACGCTGCTTCGGCATCCTCTGTTATCAGCGGCATTCGAGATCACGCTGCCAGCGGTGCCATAGTCATCATTGCGACCCATGACCCTTTTCTCATGGACCATTGCGACCGAAGAGTGGAGCTGACATGAAACTTGGTCCGCTCTTCGGGGAGGCGCTCAGGAGCGCACGTAGCCAGAAGGTGCCCTCGCTACTAGCAATTCTGCTCATCGCAGGCTTGTGCGTGACGGTGCTCTTGACATCGGGGCGTGCCGTGGGTGCGCAACAGTCCGTACTGGGCAGCATTGATAACATTTCGGCTCGACAACTGATTGTCACGGCACCGGAGGACGCCGGGCTGCGTTCCGCCGTCATCGACCGCATTGCGCAGTACAGCTTAGTGACTAAAGTGTTTGCTTTTGGCCCTGCTGTGGACGCAAGGAACACGGTAATTCAAGGAGGAGATGCCGTCCCTTTCCGCGTCCTTTTTCAGCCGTCAGCAACGCACAGCGCAAATGACGCACTTGGTTCGGCCAGGGTGTCAACCCCAGCTCAAGAAACTTTGGGAATGCAGCTTCCTGCAGGCGCGGTTGTTACCGCTTCCGGTGATCTGCTGGGCGTAATTGGCTCTTTCGAACCGTCCGTATTTACAGAGCCTTTTGAACCGCTGTTAGTGTCTGAAAAGCAGGCAAACGCCAATGAGAGGATCGCGACGCTTGTGATCACGGCGCGATCTGTGGCCGACCTTGACCGCGTCGAAGAATATGTAGCAACGGTCTTAGGTGTGCAATCAATGCAGGGCGTCAGCATTCAAAAAGACGCGTCTGTCGCGCAATTGCGGGCTACGGTAGACAATCAGTTGGGCAGCTTCAGTTCGGGGCTGGTCGCGGCAATATTTGGCCTCACGGGGGTGCTGGTTGCCGCGGTCCTCTACGCTTTGGTTTTCTTGCGGCGCAAGGATTTTGGACGACGACGCGCCCTCGGCGCCAGCCGAACCCTCATTTTGGCGCTCATCCTAATTCAAATAGGAATTTTGGCTGCGGGCGGTGCCGTGCTCGGCTCATTGGTTTCGGCACTTTGGCTGTCTTCAACAGGCGACCCTCTTCCGCCGACCCCGTACTTTGCAGGAGTCGCGATACTCGCGGTCATTACCGCGCTCATCGCTGCCGTACTTCCAGCACTGTCGGCGGCCCGACGCGATCCCATCCGTGAGCTCCGCGTGGCCTAATATTCAGTGAGTCGCACGTGGTTTGATGGTTATTTTGCGTTCGAATACTGGGCGTTCCTGTCTGTCGCGGTTACCATCGGATATTGGCTTGAAGACAGAGTGCGTTTGATCACCCGTTGTTGATTCAGTCGGTGTCTACTGAGGAACCTTTGAACGGGGGTGCCGAAATTTCCGATTTCCGGAACACCCAGCGGCGTGCCGTTGAATCGTTGAAACGGCTGAAAAGCGAACTGTTATTGCATTTCTTTGACGATCCCCGCTTTGGATTCTATGATGTGAATCACATCTTGAATGTTTGAAATTGGGGGACCGCTATATGCAAAAGCACTGGTTTGCAGGTGGGGTCGGTCTCGCTTTTGTCCCGTTTGTAGCCAGTGCATCTAGCGCAGCTCCTGAACTTGCTACGAACTCCACGCGTCCCTCAAACTACGCAGGGTACGAGTCTCAATACGGAGATTGGCGGTCTAATTTTATTGAGTGCGTCCGAAAATATGGTGGAGATGCGAAGGTAGCCGCAGACAATGAAGGAATTGTGGGGGCCATAATCAAGGGGCGCCCAACCTCGAAAGACGGGCTCGACCAAGGATGCGTTTCAGAAGTGGGCGCTCCGCCCGAGCTGCCACCTTCGTCACCCGAATTTTGGCAGGGTATGTATGCGGTCCATGTAGAAAGCGGCGGAAATCTTGATGAGGCTCTTCGGAGTTGTCCGCAGCCGAAACCGCGCGAAGCTGAAGAAAAAGGTCAGCAATTGGCAGGCCAAAGCTCATGACGACAAGCGGGGAATCAGTCCGCCGAGGTACCTCCCGACGGTGGAAGGTTGGCATCGCATGGGCGCTGTCACTTGTAGTTGCTCTCGGGGTTGGATGGTGGGGTGCCCTCCAGGCAACAAATCCTCCTACTATTGCAGCACCCGCTCATACGAGAGCGAGTGTCGAAGCGGTCAACGGTTCCGTCAGCGTGAGACAGTCCTACGGAATTGATGCGTCTTGGGCTTCATCAATTGTGGCGACTGGTGGTAACACGGGCACAATAACTACAATCGATATGCCGTTGGACGGTCAGTCAACGGTATCCGGCAGCCGCGTCTTTTCGGTGGATTTGCAACCAATCTTTGTCATTAATGGCAAGATTCCGTCCTTCCGTGATCTCTCGAGCGGGGTA
It includes:
- a CDS encoding acyl-CoA dehydrogenase family protein; its protein translation is MPHLELEEDYQDLSDMVRDFADQVVAPVSAKHDEEHSFPYEVIAQMGEMGLFGLPFPEEFGGQGGDYFALALALEQLGRVDQSVAITLEAGVSLGAMPVYRFGTQAQKEEWLPQLTSAKALAGFGLTEPEAGSDAGGTKTTAVLRDGNWVINGRKEFITNSGTDITKLVTATAVTGETIGKDGKPKKEISTILVPTSTPGFTAEKAYNKVGWNASDTHPLSFSNATVPEENLLGERGRGYANFLSILDEGRIAIAALATGAAQGCVDESVKYAKQRQAFGRNIGEYQAIQFKIARMQTRAHSARLAYYAAASKMLAGKPFKTEAAMAKLIAGEAAMDNARDATQVFGGYGFMNEFVVSRHYRDSKILEIGEGTTEVQLMLISRELGL
- a CDS encoding ABC transporter ATP-binding protein, which translates into the protein MDALQLAVRDLNFGYTSQDLIIRDWEHDFEGKEVVALTGPSGRGKSTLLYLLGLMLSPLSGHIMLDGENVGALNDAERAARRAQKYGFVFQDSALDPTRTVLDNVLETTLYRGVSREEQTPRALELLDAFGVSLRATHKPGQISGGQAQRIALCRALLSTPQVLLCDEPTGNLDAASASSVISGIRDHAASGAIVIIATHDPFLMDHCDRRVELT
- a CDS encoding peptidoglycan-binding protein; translated protein: MGLTLRKLPSRWATTAFFSVLLLAVGLLGGWSLQQVFGSARTASTADQATVTVQQGSVGSTVLLPMQVAWESHEVGVNQAVGVVTEISKKDGDTVAANDVLYLVDEVPVIAAQGVIPMFRDIIPDMRGRDVGQLQQLLQEAGFLKREARSGSADEATVTAIKQWQKAHKQPQTGTVSRASIIFLPKLPVTLRAGTDELKLGSSLVGGEHPLAAISSQPTFTISGTSAQLARLPEQAEVTFQFGGHDFKGILGPARENQEAGNSQATVLSPGGAKNVCEDNCSAFPRTGATKLQAKVLVLPTQDGLTVPTAALMSTPAGKTVLETEDGEVFEVSVVQEANGISLITGAREGQEVKVPSQIAP
- a CDS encoding FtsX-like permease family protein produces the protein MKLGPLFGEALRSARSQKVPSLLAILLIAGLCVTVLLTSGRAVGAQQSVLGSIDNISARQLIVTAPEDAGLRSAVIDRIAQYSLVTKVFAFGPAVDARNTVIQGGDAVPFRVLFQPSATHSANDALGSARVSTPAQETLGMQLPAGAVVTASGDLLGVIGSFEPSVFTEPFEPLLVSEKQANANERIATLVITARSVADLDRVEEYVATVLGVQSMQGVSIQKDASVAQLRATVDNQLGSFSSGLVAAIFGLTGVLVAAVLYALVFLRRKDFGRRRALGASRTLILALILIQIGILAAGGAVLGSLVSALWLSSTGDPLPPTPYFAGVAILAVITALIAAVLPALSAARRDPIRELRVA
- a CDS encoding MaoC family dehydratase, translated to MTDSAGRAPRRIEQRGLYFDELVEGDVFVHQPGRTLTEADNVLFTTLTMNTQALHLDAAYAEQQPFGQRLINSMMTLSVMVGQSVGQLTQGTLVAQLGLQDIAFPHPLFHGDTLTTHTEVVSLRASSSRPGQGIATLAHTGFNQHGDVVAKASRVCLMWTEAAHAAAVSEPASSKG
- a CDS encoding HpcH/HpaI aldolase/citrate lyase family protein, with product MSSEFTLGPAMLFVPGDRPERFAKAAERADAVIIDLEDAVLPGARDTAREHLVSTPLDPERTVVRVNPVGSDDFEKDLAALPRTQYRWVMLAKTESAAQTQLLGGFSVLALCETALGVARAQEIAQAENVAALMWGSEDLVASLGGFSSRYDDGRFRDVVRFSRAAVHVAARAFGKESIDSVVLDIADHVRLLGESRDAFATGYVAKACIHPGQVSVIRDGFRPSSEQREWAYRLLDAAKNELGAFRFEGAMVDEVVLKRARRLAGQSFSLGVEESTSWLS
- a CDS encoding acetyl/propionyl/methylcrotonyl-CoA carboxylase subunit alpha; translation: MFSTVLVANRGEIARRVMRTLKKMGIRTVAVYSDADQNAAHVREADLAVRIGGAAATESYLSIPALIQACLESGAQAVHPGYGFLSENVDFARALEEAGIVFIGPSIESLHAMGDKIRSKQHVESHAVPTVPGIAEPGLDDDALLRAAENIGFPVLIKPSAGGGGKGMFAVESMADMPAALASARRTAASAFGDDTLFIERLVRNPRHIEVQVLADQRGNTVHLFERECSLQRRHQKVIEEAPSPLLTDLPRGAEIRERMGEAAVNAAKSVNYVGAGTVEFLVSHENPDEFFFMEMNTRLQVEHPVTEEVVRVNGERLDLVEWQVRVAAGEQLSLRQEELSIEGHAVEARVYAEDPASGFLPSVGEVFEFRAPAGAHVRSDSALDGPGSISANYDPMISKVIAWGEDRAQALATLDAALAETLVFGVRTNIDFLRGLIARTDVREGALNTNLIDAAGQPERGVPSEADLSEIAHAVSLMAPTAPRHSGGWTSPWQLGDGWCLTGATRAPHVVLDIDDQVRRVSVPGEQEVSGVVVLPHPTDPSTVWAHGASGTFEIRQLTRTQAVARSRAAKARETSAGNPEARSPMPGAVVSIAVQDGNTVTAGQTLVGVEAMKMEHSVVAEVSGTVKILVSMGDQVSKNQVLARIEAAA